Proteins from a single region of Geothermobacter ehrlichii:
- a CDS encoding transporter substrate-binding domain-containing protein produces MKRLLAGILTLCLLALPLAAVAGTLDEIQKRGTLRVGMEPGYMPFELTNKKGEIVGFDVDMAKRMAKAMGVKLELVSTAWDGIIPALITKKFDIIMSGMTLTQERNMKINFANPYIVIGQTILLRKELAGKVKSYRDLNDAKYTVGSKLGTTGEQATKRMIHKAKYISYETEQEGVLELVNGKIDAFIYDMPYNAAAFVQRGQGKIVHLDKPFTYEPLAWAVRKGDYDFINWLNNFLNQVKNDGTYDKIYRKWFEDDAWMKGLQ; encoded by the coding sequence ATGAAACGTCTGCTCGCTGGCATCCTGACCCTGTGCCTGCTCGCCCTGCCTCTGGCCGCCGTCGCCGGCACCCTGGACGAGATCCAAAAGCGCGGCACCCTGCGCGTCGGCATGGAGCCGGGCTACATGCCCTTCGAACTGACTAACAAGAAAGGCGAAATCGTCGGCTTCGACGTCGACATGGCCAAGCGCATGGCCAAGGCCATGGGCGTGAAGCTGGAACTGGTCTCCACCGCCTGGGACGGCATCATTCCGGCCCTGATCACCAAGAAATTCGACATCATCATGTCCGGCATGACCCTGACCCAGGAACGGAACATGAAGATCAACTTCGCCAACCCCTACATCGTCATCGGTCAGACCATCCTGCTGAGAAAGGAGCTCGCCGGCAAGGTCAAGTCGTACCGCGACCTGAACGATGCGAAATACACCGTCGGCTCCAAGCTCGGCACCACCGGCGAGCAGGCGACCAAACGAATGATTCACAAGGCCAAGTACATCTCCTACGAAACCGAGCAGGAAGGCGTGCTCGAGCTGGTCAACGGCAAGATCGACGCCTTCATCTACGACATGCCCTACAACGCCGCCGCCTTCGTGCAGCGGGGCCAGGGCAAGATCGTCCACCTCGACAAGCCCTTCACCTACGAGCCACTGGCCTGGGCGGTGCGCAAGGGCGATTACGACTTCATCAACTGGCTGAACAACTTCCTCAACCAGGTGAAGAACGACGGAACCTACGACAAGATCTACCGCAAGTGGTTCGAAGACGACGCCTGGATGAAGGGCCTGCAGTAA
- a CDS encoding amino acid ABC transporter permease, producing the protein MTTTKPLWPWKLLLAVILIGMAAGIWGAVNRIDYTWRWNRVPQYFFYESEESITIPFDGRVEQIRSEGRMAVLTLVSETGDKKEARVEADTLRVEEGEELFEGDALGFVHEWRFGPLTTGLWTTLWLSGCASALALVIGLLTGLARISRNYTLRGLAALYVEFIRGTPLLVQIFIAYFFVGTVFNLSRNVAGIGALAIFAGAYVAEIVRAGIQSIPKGQMEAARSLGMNAFQAMAYIILPQAFKRILPPLAGQFISLIKDSSLVSVIAITDLTKSGREIITSTFATFEIWLTVAAMYLVVTSLMSQLVFYMERRLAVSD; encoded by the coding sequence TTGACCACCACCAAACCCCTGTGGCCCTGGAAACTCTTGCTGGCCGTCATCCTGATCGGGATGGCGGCCGGCATCTGGGGGGCCGTCAACCGTATCGACTACACCTGGCGCTGGAACCGGGTACCGCAGTACTTTTTCTACGAGAGCGAAGAATCGATCACCATCCCCTTCGACGGACGGGTCGAGCAGATCCGTAGCGAAGGCAGGATGGCCGTCCTGACCCTGGTGTCGGAGACCGGCGACAAGAAAGAGGCCCGGGTCGAAGCCGACACCCTCAGGGTGGAAGAGGGCGAGGAGCTGTTCGAAGGCGACGCCCTCGGCTTTGTCCACGAGTGGCGTTTCGGACCGCTGACCACCGGCCTGTGGACCACCCTCTGGCTGTCGGGCTGCGCCAGCGCGCTCGCCCTGGTCATCGGCCTGCTCACCGGCCTGGCCCGCATCTCGCGCAACTACACCCTGCGCGGCCTGGCCGCCCTCTACGTCGAATTCATCCGCGGCACGCCGCTGCTGGTGCAGATATTCATCGCCTATTTCTTCGTCGGCACCGTCTTCAATCTCAGCCGCAACGTCGCCGGCATCGGCGCCCTGGCCATCTTCGCTGGAGCCTACGTCGCCGAGATCGTCCGCGCCGGCATCCAGTCGATTCCGAAGGGACAGATGGAAGCCGCCCGCTCATTGGGGATGAACGCCTTTCAGGCCATGGCCTACATTATCCTGCCTCAGGCCTTCAAGCGCATCCTGCCGCCGCTGGCGGGCCAGTTCATCAGCCTGATCAAGGATTCGTCCCTGGTCTCGGTCATCGCCATCACCGACCTGACCAAATCGGGGCGTGAAATCATCACCAGCACCTTCGCCACTTTCGAGATCTGGCTGACGGTCGCGGCCATGTACCTGGTGGTCACCTCCCTGATGTCGCAGCTGGTCTTTTACATGGAACGGAGGCTCGCGGTCAGTGATTAA
- a CDS encoding amino acid ABC transporter ATP-binding protein, which yields MIKASNVTKIFTGRGQVVRAVDGVSAEIGKGEVVVIIGPSGSGKSTFLRCLNGLESFDDGHIVIDGVDLADKKTDLNKVRREVGMVFQQFNLFPHKTVLENITLAQRVVRKRSREEAEAKARQLLAKVGIAEKEKEYPSRLSGGQQQRVAIARALAMDPKIMLFDEPTSALDPEMVGEVLDVMKQLAREGMTMVVVTHEMGFAREVADRVLFMDAGKLVEEGTPDQIFSAPQNERTRLFLSQVL from the coding sequence GTGATTAAGGCAAGCAACGTCACCAAAATCTTCACCGGCCGCGGCCAGGTGGTCCGCGCCGTCGACGGCGTCAGCGCCGAAATCGGCAAGGGCGAGGTGGTCGTCATCATCGGCCCGTCCGGCTCGGGAAAATCGACCTTTCTGCGCTGCCTCAACGGCCTGGAAAGTTTCGATGACGGTCACATCGTCATCGACGGCGTCGACCTGGCCGACAAGAAGACCGACCTGAACAAGGTGCGGCGCGAGGTCGGCATGGTCTTTCAGCAGTTCAACCTCTTTCCGCACAAGACGGTGCTGGAAAACATCACCCTGGCACAACGGGTGGTGCGCAAGCGCAGCCGGGAAGAAGCCGAAGCCAAGGCCCGGCAGCTGCTGGCCAAGGTCGGCATCGCCGAAAAGGAGAAGGAATATCCCTCGCGGCTGTCGGGCGGCCAGCAGCAGCGCGTCGCCATCGCCCGCGCCCTGGCCATGGACCCGAAGATCATGCTCTTCGACGAGCCGACCAGCGCCCTCGACCCGGAGATGGTCGGCGAGGTGCTCGACGTCATGAAACAGCTCGCCCGCGAAGGGATGACCATGGTCGTGGTCACCCACGAGATGGGCTTCGCCCGCGAGGTGGCCGACCGGGTGCTGTTCATGGACGCCGGCAAGCTGGTCGAGGAAGGCACGCCTGATCAGATTTTCAGCGCGCCGCAAAACGAGCGCACCCGGCTCTTTCTCAGCCAGGTGCTGTAA
- a CDS encoding DMT family transporter, whose protein sequence is MPLADNRNRTPLLFALFCILVWGISYAVIRQTVQQIPPLTLACLRHLFGALMLWPLTRGRFGAIRIPARDHLAMCGLGLAGITLYFGFENHGLKLTSASHGALLIALIPLGTELVTALRKRTLPAAATWFGTALALTGVGLLVGQSDGVASLEGDLLMLGAVVSWISYTFGVNRFAGRYPGLLLTRQIMLYGALTLLPGMAWELTRTAHALPDAGAWLGFAYLTVICSVLGYDLWNRAVPRLGPSAVNNLLYLLPLVGVITGVLALSEPVTPALFAGGGLILAGVVLAGRGQRSKAREAYHAD, encoded by the coding sequence ATGCCCCTTGCCGACAACCGCAACCGTACGCCCCTGCTCTTCGCCCTGTTCTGCATTCTGGTCTGGGGCATCTCCTACGCCGTCATCCGGCAGACGGTGCAGCAGATTCCGCCGCTGACCCTGGCCTGCCTGCGCCACCTGTTCGGCGCCCTGATGCTTTGGCCACTGACCCGCGGCCGGTTCGGCGCCATTCGCATTCCGGCCCGGGACCACCTGGCCATGTGCGGGCTGGGACTGGCAGGCATCACCCTCTATTTCGGCTTCGAAAACCACGGTCTGAAACTGACCTCGGCCTCGCACGGCGCCCTGCTGATCGCCCTGATTCCACTCGGCACCGAGCTGGTCACCGCCCTGCGCAAACGTACCCTGCCGGCGGCGGCAACCTGGTTCGGCACCGCCCTTGCGCTGACCGGCGTCGGCCTGCTGGTCGGGCAGAGCGACGGTGTCGCCAGTCTCGAGGGCGACCTGCTGATGCTCGGCGCCGTGGTGAGCTGGATCAGCTACACCTTCGGCGTCAACCGCTTCGCCGGCCGCTATCCGGGCCTGCTGCTGACCCGGCAGATCATGCTTTACGGCGCCCTCACCCTGCTGCCCGGCATGGCTTGGGAACTGACCCGCACCGCACATGCCCTGCCCGACGCCGGCGCCTGGCTTGGCTTCGCCTACCTGACCGTCATCTGCTCGGTTCTCGGCTACGACCTGTGGAATCGCGCGGTACCGCGTCTCGGCCCCAGCGCCGTCAACAACCTGCTCTACCTGCTGCCGCTGGTCGGCGTCATCACCGGCGTCCTCGCCCTCAGCGAACCGGTCACCCCGGCCCTGTTCGCCGGCGGCGGCCTGATCCTCGCCGGCGTCGTCCTCGCCGGCAGGGGGCAGCGGAGCAAAGCAAGGGAAGCCTACCATGCCGACTGA
- a CDS encoding helicase-related protein: protein MGRACGELLEGEWAQKYIKSHYASGGRELWPSQKVGIAQALWMVENVGSVLVADATGSGKTRMGAHLLRAVMDRIWSTGRTRKDITALVCPPGPVEESWKREAISCGLPLEAISHGVLSHRGSDKHAGGLHAIRRAQSLAIDEAHNFLNPKSSRTRGLHGNMADVVVMFTATPINKGVRDLMMIVDLLGADNLDDRALVLFDNLAKRLGAQGGRFMTTREERLELQKEVQRFTLRRTKSMLNAMVDREPQSYCDDFGNPCRYPEHISQTYQTEESAKDQKIAKEIRNLAGQLRGLVNLRSGLDLPESLRGVVDIDAYIRGRLQGAKGLALYHLMSRLRSSRAALIEHLLGTETAARRFGITSHIKNEETGNVLERLNQSRDYVPESSLRERLPTWLTDPVEHRQAVIEEVHIYRKILGLVGQMSDNRERTKARLLVNLLDRHSLLVGFDSCLITLEILKKLIEEERTDCEVLVATGSKATEKKKVNREFALGSKARNIIALCSDAMSEGINLQQASAVVLLDMPSVIRIAEQRVGRVDRMNSPHKKIEVWWPKDSEEFSLKADRKFFQRYTEVKEILGSNLVLPENLIPEEMQSDSPSTAEEMIRFLEQWERQGQTWDGLRDAFQPVRDLVSLEDGLIPEDVYRQVRHSKARVVSTVSLVRSCKPWAFLAIAGAEHGAPKWIFLEGLGGMPITHLEEIASRLRKLLTMQSESRPMDKKASALIGHFLNRVLETESSLLPRKKQRALEEMKLILTHYQKQAELDGDDHRKAVVLSALQLLHVPANEDERPNLDAVAEAWLDAIRETWYAKLTSRRRFKPLRLKDIRKELKDKPLPTERLEQAFAGIPSDRPIHARVVSAVVGVPD from the coding sequence TTGGGCCGCGCCTGTGGCGAGCTTCTTGAGGGGGAGTGGGCCCAAAAGTACATCAAAAGTCACTACGCGAGCGGCGGCCGGGAACTTTGGCCCTCTCAGAAAGTCGGCATTGCTCAGGCTCTCTGGATGGTTGAAAACGTCGGCAGTGTTCTGGTGGCTGACGCTACCGGGTCGGGCAAGACACGCATGGGGGCTCATCTGCTAAGGGCCGTCATGGACAGGATCTGGAGCACCGGGCGCACCCGAAAGGACATTACGGCTCTGGTTTGCCCACCCGGGCCGGTGGAGGAGTCCTGGAAGCGTGAGGCCATCAGCTGTGGCCTGCCGCTTGAAGCCATTTCGCATGGTGTGCTGAGCCATCGGGGATCCGACAAGCATGCAGGGGGGCTTCATGCCATCCGTCGTGCCCAGTCTCTTGCCATCGATGAGGCCCACAATTTTCTGAATCCCAAGTCGTCAAGAACCCGTGGACTCCATGGCAACATGGCGGATGTTGTGGTCATGTTCACGGCAACTCCCATCAACAAGGGAGTTCGGGATCTCATGATGATCGTCGACTTGCTCGGGGCCGACAACCTGGACGACAGGGCTTTGGTCCTTTTCGATAACCTCGCCAAGAGGCTTGGCGCTCAAGGCGGACGGTTTATGACCACGCGTGAAGAGCGGTTGGAGCTGCAAAAGGAAGTCCAACGATTTACCTTGCGGCGCACCAAATCGATGTTGAATGCCATGGTTGATCGGGAGCCTCAATCCTATTGCGATGATTTTGGCAATCCTTGCCGCTATCCGGAGCATATCTCTCAAACCTATCAGACTGAGGAGTCGGCCAAAGATCAGAAGATTGCCAAAGAGATTCGGAATTTGGCAGGTCAGTTGCGTGGGCTGGTCAACCTCCGTTCCGGCCTGGATCTTCCCGAATCGCTGCGCGGTGTGGTGGATATTGATGCCTATATTCGTGGGCGCTTGCAAGGAGCCAAGGGGCTGGCATTATACCACCTCATGTCGCGTTTGCGTTCCTCGCGAGCCGCGCTGATCGAACATTTGCTGGGGACCGAGACGGCGGCCCGGCGATTCGGTATTACCAGCCATATCAAGAATGAAGAGACCGGGAATGTGCTTGAGCGGCTCAACCAGAGTCGGGACTATGTGCCGGAAAGTTCACTTCGCGAAAGGCTCCCAACCTGGTTGACGGACCCGGTGGAGCATCGCCAGGCGGTGATCGAGGAAGTGCATATCTACCGCAAGATTCTTGGCCTGGTAGGCCAGATGAGTGACAACCGGGAACGTACCAAGGCCAGGCTGCTGGTCAATTTGTTGGATCGCCATTCACTTCTGGTCGGGTTTGACAGTTGCCTGATCACTCTGGAAATCCTCAAAAAGCTCATCGAGGAAGAGCGGACTGATTGTGAGGTGTTGGTCGCCACCGGTTCGAAGGCGACGGAAAAGAAAAAGGTCAACCGGGAATTTGCTCTTGGATCAAAGGCCAGAAATATCATCGCCCTCTGCTCGGATGCGATGTCCGAGGGGATCAACCTGCAGCAGGCCTCCGCCGTGGTGCTGCTGGACATGCCGAGTGTTATCCGCATTGCCGAGCAGCGCGTCGGACGGGTCGACCGGATGAACAGCCCGCACAAGAAAATCGAGGTGTGGTGGCCGAAGGACAGTGAAGAGTTTTCTCTCAAGGCCGACCGGAAGTTTTTTCAACGTTACACCGAAGTGAAAGAGATTCTGGGCTCTAACCTGGTGCTTCCGGAAAACCTTATCCCGGAGGAGATGCAGAGCGACAGCCCCTCAACCGCTGAAGAGATGATCCGGTTTCTGGAACAATGGGAACGGCAGGGACAAACCTGGGATGGTTTGCGGGATGCATTCCAGCCAGTCAGGGACCTGGTTTCCCTGGAGGATGGTCTCATCCCCGAAGATGTTTATCGGCAGGTCAGGCACTCCAAGGCCCGGGTCGTGTCCACCGTCAGTTTGGTCAGGTCATGCAAGCCCTGGGCCTTTCTGGCCATTGCCGGGGCTGAACATGGAGCGCCCAAGTGGATTTTTCTTGAGGGACTTGGCGGCATGCCAATCACCCATCTTGAAGAAATTGCCTCCAGGTTGCGTAAATTGTTGACCATGCAAAGTGAATCGAGACCGATGGATAAAAAAGCATCGGCTCTTATAGGGCACTTTCTCAATCGGGTGCTTGAGACGGAATCGTCCCTGTTGCCGCGGAAAAAGCAACGGGCCCTTGAAGAAATGAAATTGATTCTCACTCATTATCAGAAGCAGGCGGAACTTGATGGGGATGACCACCGCAAGGCGGTTGTTCTAAGCGCTCTGCAACTTTTGCATGTGCCTGCCAACGAAGACGAACGACCCAACCTGGATGCCGTGGCAGAAGCATGGCTGGATGCAATTCGTGAAACGTGGTACGCGAAACTCACGTCGAGGAGGAGGTTTAAACCACTGCGTTTGAAAGACATCCGGAAAGAATTGAAGGATAAGCCCCTCCCGACGGAAAGGCTTGAACAGGCTTTTGCCGGCATCCCTTCAGATCGGCCGATTCATGCCCGGGTCGTTTCTGCCGTTGTCGGTGTTCCTGATTAG
- a CDS encoding IS481 family transposase, which translates to MDPKVRMRLRWVELYFSSGNAGFVCRRCGISRPTLRKWVTRFKEKGLEGLQDESRRPRNFPTTKVTKEIEGWILDLRRTRNLGARRIQGELIRLHNLKLSLATIHKVLTRNQAKPLLRPKRIKPFKRYSRPVPGDRVQMDTMKIAPGIYQYTAVDDCSRWRVLGVYKRRTAKNTLDFLERVCEEMPFPIQRIQTDRGTEFFAYKVQERLKDWGIKFRPIRPASPHLNGKVERSQKTDLFEFWANVDMNDPELGLRIEEWQYHYNWHRPHGALNGKSPIDLVCELHKETPLTGEVCQAYDPSQEDIRDQNYKADLEMQRLKRSL; encoded by the coding sequence ATGGACCCGAAAGTTCGAATGCGCTTAAGGTGGGTGGAGCTTTATTTTTCCTCTGGCAATGCAGGTTTTGTTTGCCGTCGTTGCGGCATTTCCAGGCCGACATTACGTAAATGGGTGACCCGCTTTAAAGAAAAAGGTCTGGAAGGGCTTCAGGACGAGAGTCGTCGCCCAAGAAATTTCCCCACAACTAAAGTTACCAAAGAGATAGAAGGCTGGATTCTTGATCTTAGAAGAACAAGGAATCTGGGAGCAAGGCGGATTCAGGGTGAATTGATCCGCCTGCATAACTTGAAGCTCTCTTTGGCGACGATTCACAAGGTTCTGACAAGAAATCAGGCAAAACCGCTTTTGCGGCCCAAACGAATAAAGCCATTCAAACGCTACTCTAGACCAGTTCCTGGCGATCGGGTTCAGATGGATACAATGAAAATTGCTCCCGGGATTTATCAATATACGGCTGTCGATGATTGTAGTCGTTGGCGAGTTTTGGGAGTCTACAAAAGGCGCACTGCCAAAAACACCTTAGATTTTCTGGAGCGTGTTTGTGAGGAGATGCCATTCCCCATTCAGCGCATCCAAACGGATCGTGGAACGGAATTCTTTGCCTATAAAGTTCAGGAGCGCCTGAAAGATTGGGGTATTAAATTCAGGCCCATACGACCAGCCTCCCCGCATCTTAATGGCAAAGTGGAGCGGTCACAAAAGACTGATTTGTTTGAGTTCTGGGCCAATGTGGACATGAACGATCCAGAACTTGGCCTTCGAATCGAGGAATGGCAATACCACTACAATTGGCATCGCCCTCATGGTGCCTTGAATGGAAAGTCACCGATAGACCTTGTTTGTGAGCTCCACAAAGAGACTCCACTTACGGGAGAGGTTTGCCAAGCCTATGACCCCAGCCAAGAGGACATCAGAGACCAAAACTACAAAGCAGATCTGGAGATGCAGAGATTGAAACGATCTCTGTGA